The Sphingomonas alpina genome has a segment encoding these proteins:
- the arsC gene encoding arsenate reductase (glutaredoxin) (This arsenate reductase requires both glutathione and glutaredoxin to convert arsenate to arsenite, after which the efflux transporter formed by ArsA and ArsB can extrude the arsenite from the cell, providing resistance.): protein MTDFPITIYHNPDCGTSRNTLAMIEAAGYAPTVIDYRNMGWTRLQLEGLFAAMDAAPRDVLREKGTPAVALGLLDLSVSDAAIIDAMIEHPVLVNRPVVVTPKGTKLCRPSEAVLELLDKTPAEFIKEDGEIIRCRP, encoded by the coding sequence ATGACCGATTTCCCCATTACCATCTATCACAACCCCGATTGCGGCACGTCGCGCAACACGCTGGCGATGATCGAAGCCGCCGGCTACGCGCCCACGGTCATCGACTACCGTAATATGGGCTGGACGCGCCTGCAGCTTGAAGGGCTGTTCGCTGCAATGGACGCGGCGCCGCGAGATGTGCTGCGCGAAAAGGGGACACCCGCCGTGGCGCTGGGCTTGCTCGATTTATCGGTATCCGATGCGGCGATCATCGACGCGATGATCGAACATCCCGTCCTGGTGAACCGGCCTGTCGTCGTGACGCCGAAAGGAACGAAGCTGTGCCGTCCGTCGGAAGCGGTGCTTGAACTTCTGGACAAGACCCCGGCGGAATTCATCAAGGAAGACGGCGAAATCATTCGGTGTCGGCCCTGA
- the arsB gene encoding ACR3 family arsenite efflux transporter: MTVDAVKPGMAMFERYLTLWVLLCIVVGITAGHLLPALFAAVGAAEIASVNMPVAVLVWLMIIPMLLKIDFGALGAVRRHWRGMGVTLFVNWAVKPFSMALLGTIFIGWLFAPLLPAGQTSSYIAGLILLAAAPCTAMVFIWSNLCDGDPAYTLSQVALNDVLMVFLFAPLVGLLLGVAAITVPWNTLLLSVALYIIVPVIVAQILRRAVMAQGGQGALDRLLSRLGPVSLVALLATLVLLFGFQGEQIVAQPLIIALLAVPILIQVYFNAGLAYVLNRAVGEAHCVAGPSALIGASNFFELAVAAAIGLFGLQSGAALATVVGVLIEVPVMLSVVAIVNRSRGWYERGNAVARSTIATRARP, translated from the coding sequence ATGACGGTGGATGCCGTCAAGCCGGGGATGGCGATGTTCGAACGCTATCTTACGCTCTGGGTTCTGTTGTGTATCGTCGTCGGCATCACGGCCGGGCATTTGCTGCCCGCCTTGTTTGCGGCGGTCGGGGCAGCGGAGATTGCGAGCGTCAACATGCCGGTCGCCGTGCTGGTCTGGTTGATGATTATTCCCATGCTGCTGAAAATCGACTTCGGCGCGCTTGGTGCCGTACGCCGGCATTGGCGAGGCATGGGCGTCACATTGTTCGTCAATTGGGCGGTGAAGCCCTTTTCGATGGCGTTGCTGGGGACGATTTTCATCGGATGGCTGTTCGCGCCGCTGCTGCCGGCGGGACAGACGTCGTCCTATATTGCGGGGCTCATCCTGCTCGCGGCGGCGCCCTGTACCGCGATGGTCTTTATATGGTCGAACCTGTGCGACGGCGACCCGGCCTACACGCTGAGTCAGGTCGCGCTGAACGACGTGCTGATGGTGTTCCTGTTCGCGCCACTGGTCGGCCTGCTGCTGGGCGTCGCGGCGATCACCGTGCCATGGAACACGCTGCTGTTGTCGGTCGCGTTGTACATCATCGTGCCGGTCATCGTTGCCCAGATCCTGCGACGGGCGGTCATGGCGCAGGGCGGGCAGGGTGCGCTCGATCGGCTGTTGTCGCGGCTGGGACCGGTATCGCTGGTCGCGTTGCTGGCGACTTTGGTCCTGCTGTTCGGATTTCAGGGCGAACAGATTGTCGCGCAACCGCTGATCATCGCATTGCTGGCCGTTCCCATCCTGATCCAGGTCTATTTCAACGCCGGGCTGGCCTATGTCCTGAACCGCGCCGTGGGTGAGGCACATTGCGTCGCAGGACCATCGGCGCTGATCGGCGCCAGCAATTTCTTCGAGCTGGCGGTCGCGGCAGCGATCGGTTTGTTCGGCCTTCAATCCGGCGCGGCATTGGCAACGGTGGTCGGCGTCCTGATCGAGGTACCGGTCATGCTGTCGGTGGTCGCGATCGTGAACCGCTCCAGGGGCTGGTACGAACGGGGCAACGCCGTCGCCCGGTCTACTATCGCAACACGAGCCAGGCCATGA
- a CDS encoding ArsR/SmtB family transcription factor, whose product MLLPLAVEALSALAHGHRLAVFRLLVRAGAEGLPAGEIAREVGVLPNTLSTHLTILGHAGLVHSRREGRSVIYSANYDGMRDLLGFLVADCCAGRPEICGSLFDPAARCDAGAKA is encoded by the coding sequence ATGCTGCTGCCCCTGGCCGTCGAGGCCCTTTCCGCGCTTGCTCATGGGCACCGGCTCGCCGTGTTTCGACTGCTGGTCCGGGCGGGCGCCGAGGGGCTGCCGGCGGGTGAGATTGCGCGGGAAGTCGGGGTGTTGCCGAACACTCTGTCGACGCACCTGACCATTCTCGGTCATGCCGGGCTGGTCCATTCGCGTCGCGAAGGCCGTTCCGTCATCTATTCCGCAAATTATGACGGGATGCGTGACCTGCTCGGTTTCCTGGTCGCCGATTGCTGCGCCGGTCGTCCTGAAATCTGCGGCTCGCTGTTCGACCCGGCGGCGCGTTGCGATGCGGGCGCGAAGGCATGA
- a CDS encoding ArsI/CadI family heavy metal resistance metalloenzyme produces MKRLHMHVSVPDIEQAVAFYSTLFDAPPSVVKDDYAKWMLEDPRVNLAISARARATGVDHVGIQVDSADELAALATRLKAAGNTTFDQEATTCCYAKSDKSWVTDTAGVRWETFFTMGDATSYGEDEDIPDAAPKAGCC; encoded by the coding sequence ATGAAGCGTTTGCATATGCACGTCAGCGTTCCCGACATCGAACAGGCAGTCGCATTCTACAGCACCTTGTTCGACGCGCCGCCGTCCGTCGTGAAGGATGATTATGCGAAGTGGATGCTTGAAGATCCCCGCGTGAACCTTGCGATATCGGCGCGGGCCCGCGCCACCGGCGTCGATCATGTGGGCATTCAGGTCGATAGCGCCGATGAGCTGGCGGCGCTGGCCACGCGCCTGAAGGCGGCGGGCAATACGACGTTCGATCAGGAAGCGACGACCTGCTGCTATGCGAAGTCCGACAAGAGCTGGGTCACGGATACTGCCGGCGTTCGCTGGGAAACCTTTTTCACCATGGGCGATGCGACGTCCTATGGCGAAGACGAAGACATTCCCGATGCGGCGCCCAAGGCGGGGTGCTGCTGA
- a CDS encoding glycosyltransferase family 2 protein, whose translation MSRAPSAPTVSILMPTYNAPDFARAAIDSVLAQTFTDFELIVIDDASTDATASMLAGIDDPRLRILKPDCNEGPVLARNRGFAAARGRYVAALDHDDLCRPGRLAEQVAYLDAHPGTVLVASNASILEHGRERPHPGPRTSTPVLLDWLLLLRNPLVWSSVMIRADAARALDPFNRPDRYGAEDFDFYHRIRAHGTIARIDADLLVYREHPGGVSKRFADRTDATAIAVLSEAYAPLFGNEAAARATSMVRHSARAAPVDDAATLALLGDTLDRLHARFLREHAPRRSDRRRIAWHTARLWWRLAAEARRAGVPWRTATQSAPGCARLSGLGAPALARIWLGTLRRWS comes from the coding sequence ATGTCGCGCGCCCCATCCGCCCCCACCGTCTCCATCCTGATGCCGACCTATAACGCACCCGACTTCGCCCGCGCCGCGATCGACAGCGTGCTCGCCCAGACCTTCACAGATTTCGAGCTGATCGTCATCGACGATGCCTCGACCGACGCCACCGCAAGCATGCTCGCCGGCATCGACGACCCCCGCCTCCGCATCCTGAAACCGGACTGCAACGAAGGTCCCGTCCTTGCCCGCAATCGCGGGTTCGCGGCGGCGCGGGGGCGCTATGTCGCAGCACTCGACCATGACGATCTGTGCCGGCCGGGCCGGCTCGCCGAGCAGGTCGCCTATCTCGATGCGCACCCCGGCACCGTGCTGGTCGCCAGCAACGCCTCGATCCTCGAGCACGGCAGGGAACGCCCGCATCCCGGCCCGCGCACGTCCACGCCCGTGCTGCTCGACTGGCTGTTGCTGCTACGCAATCCGCTGGTCTGGTCATCAGTGATGATCCGCGCGGATGCGGCGCGCGCGCTCGATCCGTTCAACCGGCCCGACCGCTACGGCGCGGAGGATTTCGATTTCTACCACCGCATCCGCGCCCATGGCACGATCGCGCGGATCGATGCCGATTTGCTGGTCTATCGCGAGCATCCGGGCGGCGTGTCGAAGCGCTTTGCCGATCGCACCGACGCGACCGCCATTGCGGTGCTGTCCGAAGCTTATGCCCCACTCTTCGGAAACGAGGCGGCGGCGCGCGCCACCTCGATGGTCCGTCACTCCGCGCGTGCCGCGCCAGTCGACGATGCAGCGACGCTTGCCCTGCTCGGCGATACTCTCGACCGGCTTCACGCCCGTTTCCTGCGCGAGCACGCACCGCGTCGGTCCGATCGACGGCGCATCGCGTGGCACACCGCACGGCTCTGGTGGCGGCTTGCGGCGGAGGCACGGCGCGCGGGTGTGCCGTGGCGCACGGCAACGCAGAGCGCGCCGGGCTGCGCGCGACTGTCCGGCCTGGGTGCGCCGGCGCTTGCCCGCATCTGGCTCGGCACATTGCGCCGATGGAGCTAG
- a CDS encoding radical SAM protein, whose product MTIESIARSLARSVPVSAPALKAGYRASERMLSTMAGTWPSLIKARTEKITIAITAHCNLRCKGCKYGRDFMPGAQLPLETVRGLLEDAAAAKVPAVRLYGGEPLLHPNVVEMVQIANDLDVGCYMTTNALILDKKIAALHAAGLRKVTIGYYGQEGAFDDYVQRPGRFERLVESLTNTRAMFGPEELDIQFNFLLSRRSATIEAVDEMVAFADRFQGNVHIDVVHYSLPYFDEGEDRELQFRPEDKPAVDAVIDHLLRLKMARPKLLTESATAIAAFADWALKQEGMRIPCDARKLLWVGADGSVMLCYVTFPLGNLHEKRLSEILYKEPHHEAARDAFQLNCPNCHCEAASRVEKHAPSFRKYSKEAAERLMAR is encoded by the coding sequence ATGACCATCGAAAGCATCGCCCGTTCGCTTGCCCGCAGCGTGCCTGTCTCCGCCCCTGCGCTGAAGGCCGGCTATCGCGCCAGCGAACGCATGCTCAGCACCATGGCCGGCACCTGGCCGTCGCTGATCAAGGCGCGGACCGAGAAGATCACCATCGCGATCACCGCGCATTGCAATTTGCGCTGCAAGGGCTGCAAATATGGGCGCGACTTCATGCCCGGCGCACAGCTTCCGCTCGAGACGGTGCGCGGACTGCTTGAGGATGCCGCTGCGGCGAAAGTGCCCGCGGTGCGCCTTTATGGCGGCGAACCCCTGCTCCACCCGAACGTGGTCGAGATGGTGCAGATCGCCAATGATCTCGATGTCGGCTGCTACATGACCACCAATGCGCTGATCCTCGACAAGAAGATCGCCGCGCTGCACGCCGCCGGGCTGCGCAAGGTGACGATCGGCTATTATGGTCAGGAGGGCGCGTTCGACGATTATGTCCAGCGCCCCGGCCGGTTCGAGCGGCTGGTCGAAAGCCTGACCAACACCCGCGCGATGTTCGGCCCGGAAGAGCTCGACATCCAGTTCAACTTCCTGCTCAGCCGCCGTTCCGCGACGATCGAAGCGGTCGACGAAATGGTCGCCTTTGCCGATCGCTTCCAGGGCAATGTCCATATTGATGTGGTGCATTACTCGCTGCCCTATTTCGACGAAGGCGAGGACCGCGAGCTGCAATTCCGGCCCGAAGACAAGCCGGCGGTCGATGCGGTGATCGACCATCTGCTCCGGCTGAAGATGGCGCGGCCCAAGCTGCTGACCGAATCCGCCACGGCGATCGCCGCCTTTGCCGACTGGGCGCTGAAACAGGAAGGGATGCGCATCCCCTGCGATGCGCGAAAATTGCTCTGGGTCGGCGCCGATGGCTCGGTGATGCTGTGCTACGTCACCTTCCCGCTCGGCAATCTGCATGAGAAGCGGTTGAGCGAGATTCTCTACAAGGAACCGCATCACGAGGCGGCGCGCGACGCGTTTCAGCTCAACTGCCCCAATTGCCATTGCGAGGCTGCATCGCGCGTCGAGAAGCACGCGCCTTCATTCCGCAAATATTCGAAAGAGGCGGCGGAGCGCCTCATGGCGCGCTGA
- a CDS encoding glycosyltransferase — MIRVAHLLPNLVIGGRERIVADLCREAPRRGIDPLVIAYDPATDPAGQFAVDAPVVAIDRRDPGFVRRLHDWLTDARIDVLHAQGHVSAALARRSLGDTPMVATLHIALGTGWRWAVPVARGLRAARAVTAVSGDLARRYRPLAGQPIRTIATGVDLDRFAAGGHARPAGRPFTLGIAARLHPVKRHQDALAALHILQRRGLSCRLEIAGDGPRAAELAGLAQGLDVGRLGTITDMPRWLSTLDGFMLVSDHEGTPAALIEAMAAGLPCIATRVGGMPALTGDTALLVPRRSPRDIADAIERLIRDPGLARNLASAARDRAALFGTDRQSSAYRDVYRAVCR, encoded by the coding sequence ATGATCCGCGTCGCGCATCTGCTGCCCAATCTCGTCATTGGCGGGCGCGAGCGGATCGTCGCCGATCTGTGCCGCGAGGCGCCGCGTCGTGGCATTGATCCGCTCGTCATCGCCTATGATCCCGCCACCGATCCGGCCGGGCAGTTCGCGGTCGATGCGCCGGTGGTGGCGATCGACCGGCGCGATCCCGGCTTCGTGCGCCGGCTCCACGACTGGCTCACCGATGCACGGATCGATGTGCTGCATGCCCAGGGCCATGTTTCTGCCGCCCTTGCACGCCGCAGCCTGGGCGATACGCCGATGGTCGCGACACTGCACATCGCACTCGGCACAGGCTGGCGCTGGGCGGTTCCCGTCGCGCGTGGGTTGCGCGCAGCGCGAGCCGTGACCGCGGTCTCCGGCGATCTCGCACGCCGCTACCGTCCGCTCGCCGGCCAGCCGATCCGGACCATCGCCACCGGTGTCGATCTCGACCGCTTCGCCGCGGGGGGGCACGCCCGCCCGGCAGGCAGGCCCTTCACACTCGGCATCGCCGCCCGCCTTCACCCCGTCAAACGCCATCAGGACGCACTGGCCGCGCTGCACATCCTGCAGCGACGCGGCCTTTCATGTCGGCTGGAGATCGCGGGAGACGGCCCCCGCGCCGCCGAGTTGGCTGGCCTGGCACAGGGTCTCGACGTCGGGCGGCTCGGCACGATCACCGACATGCCTCGCTGGCTGTCGACGCTGGATGGCTTCATGCTGGTGTCCGATCATGAGGGCACACCCGCTGCACTGATCGAAGCAATGGCGGCGGGCCTGCCTTGCATCGCGACCCGGGTTGGCGGCATGCCCGCGCTGACTGGCGATACCGCGCTGCTCGTCCCGCGCCGCTCGCCACGCGATATCGCCGACGCGATCGAACGCCTGATCCGCGATCCCGGGCTGGCGCGGAACCTGGCGAGTGCGGCAAGAGATCGGGCTGCGCTGTTCGGCACCGACCGGCAATCCTCGGCCTATCGTGACGTGTATCGCGCGGTGTGCCGCTAG
- a CDS encoding AcvB/VirJ family lysyl-phosphatidylglycerol hydrolase, whose translation MARSSFSTRRRRPILRPILIVAATILVIGSAVAWAAGFFDSDPDHFFGSAAKGPVPVAALYMSGDMGLRFGMGSGVSHALAIRRIPVLGISSPALFAIHRTPVEVDAIVARGVRDVVARTGAERVILIGQSFGADVLGTGAAALPSDLRRRIAAIVLVVPGQGVFYRADPTGFAYRGTPDADPVAAAKSIGWAPYVCIYGEQETDSLCPRLKGTSARVIALPGGHFLHRDEPRLIATIIASLRPHVPQLNLKEVTQ comes from the coding sequence ATGGCCAGATCCTCTTTCAGCACCCGGCGCCGCCGGCCGATATTGCGCCCGATCCTCATCGTGGCCGCGACCATCCTTGTGATCGGCAGCGCCGTCGCCTGGGCGGCAGGCTTCTTCGACAGCGATCCGGATCATTTCTTCGGCAGCGCGGCAAAGGGGCCGGTCCCCGTTGCCGCGCTCTACATGTCGGGCGATATGGGCTTGCGCTTCGGCATGGGCAGCGGCGTGTCGCACGCACTGGCCATCCGGCGCATCCCGGTGCTCGGCATCAGCTCGCCGGCCCTGTTCGCCATTCACCGCACCCCGGTTGAGGTCGATGCGATCGTCGCGCGAGGAGTACGCGACGTCGTGGCGCGGACCGGCGCCGAGCGGGTCATCCTGATCGGCCAGTCGTTCGGCGCCGACGTGCTCGGCACCGGCGCCGCGGCGTTGCCGTCCGACCTGCGGCGCCGGATCGCCGCAATCGTGCTGGTCGTGCCGGGCCAGGGGGTCTTCTACCGCGCCGACCCGACCGGCTTCGCCTATCGCGGCACGCCCGATGCCGATCCGGTGGCGGCCGCGAAAAGCATCGGCTGGGCACCCTATGTGTGCATTTACGGCGAACAGGAGACCGACAGTCTCTGCCCTCGCCTGAAGGGTACGTCGGCCCGGGTTATCGCCCTTCCCGGCGGCCATTTCCTCCACCGCGACGAACCGCGGCTGATCGCCACGATCATTGCCTCGCTTCGCCCCCATGTCCCCCAGCTCAATCTCAAGGAAGTGACGCAATGA